From a single Solanum dulcamara chromosome 4, daSolDulc1.2, whole genome shotgun sequence genomic region:
- the LOC129886226 gene encoding probable serine/threonine-protein kinase PBL7 — protein sequence MEDNYSHSHHQLDSQSHKNHQHNDMLPSTSVLLIIVPIIIIILLIAISLLIVMLKRIKSAKHNGMNSSKSVSNNSNCMFVAHSTIDIHSSPDVKGGCLPGHGGSSGRMPETKLRGVQVFTYKQLEMSTDKFSEANVIGNGGYGVVFRGVLIDGTVAAIKVLQREGKQWERSFRLEVDLLSRLHSPYLVELLGYCADQHHRLLIFDYMPNGSLQQHLHSAHKQSKNSLNWGVRLRIALDCARALEYLHEHTTPSVIHRDLKCSNVLLDQNFRAKVSDFGLAKIGSDKLNGLISTRVLGTTGYLAPEYASTGKLTTKSDVYSYGVVLLELLTGRVPIDTKRPPGEHVLVSWALPRLTNREKVVEMVDPTLQGQYTKKDLIQVAAIAAMCVQTEADYRPLMTDVVQSLVPLVKTYSSSYPANSFRSCNQTVSPRS from the exons ATGGAAGATAACTATAGCCATAGCCATCATCAATTGGACTCTCAAAGTCATAAAAACCACCAGCATAATGACATGCTCCCTTCAACATCTGTTCTGTTGATTATTGTTCCAATCATAATTATAATCTTGCTTATTGCAATATCTCTTCTCATTGTGATGCTTAAGCGGATAAAATCCGCTAAACACAATGGAATGAATAGTTCAAAAAGTGTAAGCAACAACAGCAATTGTATGTTCGTTGCACACAGCACCATCGACATCCATTCAAGCCCAG ATGTAAAGGGTGGATGTCTGCCTGGACATGGAGGAAGTTCAGGGCGGATGCCAGAAACTAAATTGAGAGGAGTTCAAGTATTTACATACAAGCAGCTGGAGATGTCTACAGACAAATTCAGTGAGGCAAATGTGATTGGGAATGGCGGTTATGGGGTTGTCTTCAGAGGAGTACTCATTGATGGGACTGTGGCTGCAATTAAAGTTCTGCAAAGGGAAGGCAAGCAATGGGAACGTTCTTTTAGATTGGAG GTGGATTTATTAAGTCGCTTACACTCTCCTTACTTGGTTGAACTTCTTGGCTACTGCGCAGACCAACATCATAGGCTCCTAATTTTTGACTATATGCCTAATGGTTCACTCCAGCAGCATCTCCACAGCGCGCATAAACaatccaaaaactcattaaacTGGGGAGTTAGATTGAGAATAGCCCTTGATTGTGCTAGAGCTTTGGAGTATCTGCATGAGCACACAACCCCATCAGTTATCCACAGAGATTTGAAGTGCAGTAATGTTCTACTTGATCAAAATTTCAGAGCTAAGGTTTCTGATTTTGGTTTAGCTAAAATTGGCTCAGACAAATTGAACGGTCTGATCTCAACGCGAGTATTAGGGACCACGGGATATTTGGCCCCAGA GTATGCTTCAACTGGCAAACTTACAACAAAATCAGACGTATACAGTTATGGTGTGGTTCTTCTAGAGCTATTGACAGGCCGTGTACCAATCGACACAAAGAGGCCTCCTGGAGAACATGTGCTTGTCTCATGG GCTCTTCCAAGATTGACAAACAGAGAAAAAGTAGTTGAAATGGTAGATCCAACATTACAAGGACAATACACCAAGAAGGATCTAATCCAG GTAGCTGCTATAGCAGCAATGTGCGTGCAAACAGAAGCAGATTATCGTCCGTTAATGACGGATGTTGTGCAATCCTTAGTACCTCTTGTTAAGACATACTCTTCTTCATACCCTGCCAATTCCTTCAGATCATGTAACCAGACCGTGAGCCCAAGGTCTTAG